A genomic window from Treponema maltophilum ATCC 51939 includes:
- a CDS encoding SIR2 family NAD-dependent protein deacylase produces the protein MEFTNDFLPLLERLNNALSKADTVLIGAGAGLSTSAGFTYSGERFEKYFSDFRAKYGFTDMYTGSFYPFKTLEEFWAYWSRYIMINRYTDAPKPVYENLHKLTAGKNYFVLTTNVDHCFQKADFDKTRLFYTQGDYGLWQCSVPCHDKTYDNEEAVRKMVETQKDMRIPSDLIPYCPRCGKPMSMNLRSDSTFVEDEGWHRASERYGNFIAAHKNENILFLELGVGLNTPGIIKYPFWRMCADNPRSLYACINYGEALCPDEIRERSICIDGDIANVLNALEKMR, from the coding sequence ATGGAATTTACAAACGATTTCTTGCCGCTTCTTGAGCGGCTGAACAACGCGCTTTCGAAAGCGGATACGGTGCTCATCGGAGCCGGCGCGGGACTTTCAACTTCCGCAGGCTTCACTTATTCGGGCGAGCGCTTTGAAAAATATTTTTCGGATTTCCGCGCAAAGTACGGCTTTACCGATATGTATACGGGCAGTTTTTATCCGTTTAAAACGCTCGAAGAATTTTGGGCGTATTGGAGCCGCTACATTATGATAAACCGCTATACCGATGCGCCGAAACCGGTCTACGAAAATCTGCATAAGCTGACGGCCGGCAAGAATTATTTTGTGCTGACGACGAACGTCGATCACTGCTTTCAAAAAGCGGACTTTGATAAAACGCGGCTCTTTTACACACAGGGCGATTACGGCTTATGGCAGTGTTCCGTTCCCTGCCACGACAAAACCTACGACAACGAAGAGGCCGTCCGCAAAATGGTCGAAACGCAAAAAGACATGCGCATTCCGTCCGATTTGATTCCGTACTGTCCGCGCTGCGGAAAACCGATGTCGATGAACCTTCGAAGCGATTCAACATTCGTGGAAGACGAAGGTTGGCATCGAGCTTCCGAACGCTACGGCAACTTTATCGCGGCGCATAAAAACGAAAACATTCTCTTTTTGGAATTGGGCGTCGGCTTGAATACGCCCGGCATTATCAAATATCCGTTTTGGCGCATGTGCGCCGACAACCCGCGTTCGCTTTACGCGTGCATCAATTACGGCGAAGCGCTCTGTCCCGACGAAATCCGCGAGCGCTCGATATGCATAGACGGAGATATTGCAAACGTGCTGAACGCACTGGAAAAGATGCGGTGA
- the rhaM gene encoding L-rhamnose mutarotase, which translates to MSFLSGQPYFMETYPVRENMEKAFKMKLKPGCKAEYKKRHDAIWPELKKAISESGVYDYSIYLDEETLTLFAVQKVKPGSNPDKQKDMEIVRKWWDMMADIMDVNPDNSPVCTDLPCMFHMD; encoded by the coding sequence ATGAGTTTTCTTTCGGGGCAGCCTTATTTTATGGAAACCTATCCTGTGAGGGAAAATATGGAAAAAGCTTTTAAAATGAAATTAAAGCCGGGCTGCAAAGCCGAATATAAAAAACGCCACGATGCCATTTGGCCGGAACTGAAAAAAGCCATCAGCGAGTCCGGCGTATACGATTATTCCATCTATTTGGACGAAGAAACGTTGACGCTCTTTGCCGTTCAAAAGGTAAAGCCCGGTTCAAATCCCGATAAGCAAAAAGACATGGAAATAGTCCGCAAATGGTGGGATATGATGGCCGATATTATGGACGTTAATCCCGATAATTCGCCCGTATGCACGGATTTACCCTGCATGTTTCACATGGACTGA
- a CDS encoding cytidine deaminase: MISDEDLVKEACKAREKAYVPYSRFKVGAALLTKDGKVYHGCNIENASYGLTNCAERSAFFSALSDGCRAGEFVKLAVVGQTDDVISPCGACRQVISELAGKDCQIILANLNGKIKKTVIAELLPGAFSSADL; encoded by the coding sequence ATGATTTCCGACGAAGATTTGGTAAAAGAGGCGTGCAAAGCGCGCGAAAAAGCGTACGTGCCGTATTCCCGTTTTAAAGTAGGCGCCGCCTTGCTTACAAAAGACGGCAAAGTATATCACGGCTGCAATATCGAAAACGCTTCTTACGGGCTGACGAATTGTGCCGAGCGCAGCGCTTTTTTTTCCGCCCTGTCGGACGGCTGCCGTGCGGGCGAGTTTGTAAAACTTGCCGTAGTCGGTCAAACCGATGACGTTATTTCGCCCTGCGGAGCCTGCCGTCAGGTTATTTCCGAACTTGCGGGAAAAGATTGTCAAATTATTTTGGCAAACCTGAACGGCAAAATCAAAAAAACCGTTATTGCGGAGCTTTTACCCGGCGCCTTCAGTTCCGCGGATTTATAA
- a CDS encoding ABC transporter ATP-binding protein, with protein MLKVIRKFFAFCGEENRRKFITSIRLNVIQALFEALKIPAIAVMIRALMNGTVDTKDILLSLGIMLISIAGSGLLKSKAVMLQTEGGYDTCAKKRVEIAEHMRYLPMGYFNANSLGQITSITTNIMESLENIATRVVMLVCDGLLTTSLIVIMLFFFDWRIACVLLCGFSLFLFANSRLRIASEKVSGKKIRADERLVEKVLEYLQGMTEVKAYRLTGVKSKELNEAISENSKINTDMETTLVPRIALQSFIAKLTGVAMVAFSCAFYCAGSMDALNAVVMVISAFIIYTSLETAGQYSSLLRVVDMSVDRAQEILNTPQMDISGENITPAVRDITAQDIAFSYEKRKIIDGISLKIPEKTTTAIVGPSGGGKTTLVNLLARFWDVDGGTVMLGGRNVKDYDMDSLMANFSFVFQSVYLFHDTIANNIRFGQPGAPMEDVIAAAKKACCHDFISSLPHGYDTVVGEGGASLSGGEKQRISIARAMMKNAPVIFLDEATANVDPENENELMHAIQALTAEKTVIMIAHRLKTVERADQIIVVDRGKIVQQGTHTQLMDQNGIYRNFIGERREAASWKVKK; from the coding sequence ATGCTTAAAGTTATTAGAAAGTTTTTTGCGTTCTGCGGTGAAGAAAACCGCCGGAAATTCATCACTTCCATTCGGCTCAATGTTATTCAGGCTCTGTTTGAGGCGCTAAAGATTCCGGCGATTGCGGTGATGATTCGGGCGCTGATGAACGGAACGGTAGACACAAAAGATATCCTGCTCTCGTTAGGGATTATGCTGATCAGCATTGCCGGATCGGGATTACTAAAATCAAAGGCTGTTATGTTACAGACCGAAGGGGGCTATGACACTTGTGCGAAAAAACGGGTGGAGATTGCGGAGCACATGCGGTATCTTCCTATGGGATACTTTAACGCCAACAGCCTCGGGCAGATTACATCTATTACAACTAACATAATGGAAAGTCTTGAAAATATTGCGACTCGTGTGGTAATGCTTGTCTGCGACGGCTTGCTTACAACCTCGCTTATTGTCATCATGCTGTTTTTCTTCGACTGGAGAATCGCCTGTGTGCTGCTCTGCGGTTTTTCGCTGTTTCTTTTTGCAAACAGCCGTCTCCGAATTGCTTCCGAAAAGGTGTCGGGAAAAAAGATACGCGCAGATGAAAGGCTGGTAGAAAAGGTTCTGGAATACTTGCAGGGTATGACCGAGGTTAAGGCTTACCGGTTGACGGGAGTTAAGAGCAAGGAATTAAATGAGGCAATCTCGGAAAACAGTAAGATCAATACCGACATGGAAACGACACTGGTGCCCCGCATAGCATTGCAGAGTTTTATTGCCAAGCTTACCGGTGTGGCAATGGTAGCTTTTTCATGCGCATTTTATTGTGCCGGAAGCATGGACGCGCTGAATGCTGTTGTCATGGTAATCTCCGCATTTATCATCTATACCAGTCTGGAAACGGCAGGACAATATTCGTCACTGCTGCGCGTGGTTGATATGAGTGTTGACCGGGCGCAGGAAATTCTGAACACGCCGCAGATGGATATATCCGGAGAAAATATTACACCGGCAGTGCGTGATATTACTGCGCAGGATATCGCGTTTTCTTATGAGAAGCGAAAGATCATTGACGGCATTTCATTGAAGATTCCGGAAAAGACCACGACGGCGATTGTCGGCCCTTCCGGCGGAGGCAAAACCACCTTGGTAAATCTGCTTGCACGGTTCTGGGATGTAGACGGAGGAACCGTTATGCTGGGCGGCCGGAATGTGAAGGATTACGATATGGATTCCTTGATGGCGAATTTCAGCTTTGTGTTCCAATCGGTTTATTTATTCCACGACACCATCGCCAACAATATCCGCTTTGGTCAGCCCGGCGCTCCGATGGAGGATGTGATTGCTGCGGCGAAAAAAGCCTGCTGCCATGACTTTATCTCAAGCCTTCCCCACGGATACGACACAGTAGTCGGTGAAGGCGGCGCAAGTCTTTCCGGCGGAGAAAAGCAGCGCATCTCCATTGCCCGCGCCATGATGAAAAATGCACCGGTCATCTTTTTGGATGAGGCAACCGCCAACGTCGATCCCGAAAACGAAAACGAGCTGATGCACGCTATCCAAGCGCTCACCGCCGAAAAGACCGTCATCATGATTGCCCATCGGCTGAAAACCGTAGAGAGAGCCGATCAGATTATCGTCGTAGACCGCGGCAAGATTGTGCAGCA
- a CDS encoding GNAT family N-acetyltransferase, with protein MNIYFNRLTAKYKKETIDIFNYYIEHTTAAYRSEKVDYDFFNALVDENTVSAYAVMNNSNDVIGFCMLEKYKNIRTFNELGDCMYFIKPEMTGKGVGREIVSLLENDAKLHGMKKLVVDISDENEKSIAFHKKQGFIEYGRLKNCWRKFGRNIGIVYMYKDIGTAK; from the coding sequence ATGAATATTTATTTTAACAGGCTGACTGCAAAATATAAAAAAGAAACGATCGATATTTTCAATTATTATATCGAACATACGACTGCCGCATATCGATCCGAAAAGGTTGACTACGATTTTTTTAATGCCCTCGTTGATGAAAATACTGTAAGTGCATACGCGGTAATGAATAATTCAAACGATGTTATCGGATTTTGCATGCTGGAAAAATATAAAAACATCCGAACATTTAACGAACTTGGCGATTGCATGTATTTTATTAAACCGGAAATGACCGGAAAAGGCGTGGGACGGGAAATCGTATCATTGCTGGAAAATGACGCAAAACTGCACGGAATGAAAAAGCTTGTCGTTGATATATCCGATGAAAATGAAAAAAGTATTGCATTTCATAAGAAGCAGGGGTTTATTGAATACGGAAGATTGAAGAACTGTTGGCGGAAATTCGGCAGGAACATCGGAATAGTATATATGTATAAAGACATAGGTACGGCAAAATGA
- a CDS encoding pyridoxamine 5'-phosphate oxidase family protein, with protein MRRTDREVTDPAQIARIVEKAKIVHVGMADGGRPYVVPLHYGALFNDGILTLYLHCANEGRKLDFIKKNPQVFIEIDTDIAPISGGEIPCKYGSAYASVMGEGTAQIVENGDEKIFGLECIMKTQTDRDFTVSAQMAAAVTVLKIEVPRVTAKSRRLEAHKH; from the coding sequence ATGAGAAGAACAGATCGGGAAGTTACGGATCCTGCACAGATTGCGCGCATTGTAGAAAAAGCGAAGATCGTACATGTCGGCATGGCCGACGGAGGCCGCCCTTACGTGGTGCCGCTTCACTACGGCGCGCTGTTCAACGACGGAATATTGACGCTGTATCTTCATTGCGCAAACGAAGGCCGAAAGCTCGATTTTATAAAAAAGAATCCGCAGGTTTTTATTGAAATCGACACGGACATCGCGCCGATTTCGGGCGGAGAAATCCCGTGCAAATACGGTTCGGCCTACGCAAGCGTTATGGGAGAAGGAACGGCACAAATCGTCGAAAACGGCGATGAAAAGATTTTCGGTCTTGAATGTATTATGAAAACGCAAACGGACAGGGATTTTACCGTATCGGCGCAAATGGCCGCCGCGGTAACCGTTTTAAAAATCGAGGTTCCGCGCGTAACGGCAAAAAGCCGCCGGCTCGAAGCGCACAAACATTAA
- a CDS encoding flavodoxin domain-containing protein: MNKTGIFYASKSGTTEAFAKQIAEKLGADVHNMKETDVDVIADYRNVILMSSNYFFGSLAEDWGSKVKLLHTVDFSKKIVAVVGVGSQERHPDSFCSGAADFFDKLRFSGARFVGSVNASGYNFTFSRMQKGQKMLGLCLDKGDAKSVEKIDAWVKDVKSAFSAS, translated from the coding sequence ATGAATAAAACGGGTATTTTTTACGCAAGCAAGAGCGGCACGACGGAAGCTTTTGCAAAGCAAATTGCGGAAAAACTGGGCGCCGACGTGCACAATATGAAAGAAACGGACGTCGACGTGATTGCGGACTATCGGAATGTGATTTTGATGTCGTCGAATTACTTTTTCGGCTCTTTGGCGGAAGATTGGGGAAGTAAGGTAAAACTTTTGCATACCGTCGATTTTTCAAAAAAAATCGTTGCCGTCGTCGGAGTCGGCAGTCAGGAACGCCACCCCGACAGCTTTTGTTCCGGCGCAGCGGACTTTTTCGACAAACTCCGGTTTTCCGGCGCCCGCTTTGTAGGCAGCGTGAACGCAAGCGGCTATAATTTTACGTTTTCGCGCATGCAAAAAGGACAAAAAATGCTCGGGCTTTGTTTGGACAAGGGCGACGCCAAGTCTGTGGAAAAAATCGACGCATGGGTAAAAGACGTAAAATCCGCTTTTTCCGCCTCTTAA
- a CDS encoding TetR/AcrR family transcriptional regulator, which produces MPRDKTANHIKIIAAAKAEFMEKGFDKSSMRSISKRCGMTAAGIYRHCVDKADLFDQIVAPAVDRINAWLDAHIARYVDTMNQKEHIQWRDSEIDMMREIIYPNIEEYHLLLAKSQGSKYEHFLHDLTEGQQAQLLKYLPMLKAQGYAVKDIDSKELHLLLSAYTTALFEPVIHNYSLEEALHCLKAVEAFFVPGWKQLFGF; this is translated from the coding sequence ATGCCGAGGGACAAAACCGCCAATCATATAAAAATTATAGCCGCAGCAAAAGCCGAATTTATGGAGAAGGGCTTTGATAAGTCCTCCATGCGAAGTATCAGCAAACGCTGCGGTATGACGGCTGCGGGAATATATCGGCATTGTGTGGATAAAGCAGATCTCTTTGATCAAATTGTTGCTCCTGCGGTGGATCGCATAAACGCTTGGCTGGATGCACATATTGCGCGCTATGTGGATACGATGAATCAGAAGGAACACATTCAGTGGCGCGATTCCGAAATAGACATGATGCGTGAGATTATCTATCCGAACATAGAAGAATATCATCTATTGCTGGCAAAATCGCAGGGAAGCAAATACGAGCATTTCCTCCACGATCTTACAGAGGGGCAGCAAGCGCAGCTTTTAAAATATCTGCCGATGTTGAAAGCGCAAGGATACGCCGTGAAAGACATAGATTCAAAGGAACTGCATCTTCTGCTTTCGGCATATACGACCGCTCTTTTTGAACCGGTTATACATAATTACAGTTTGGAAGAAGCATTACATTGTCTGAAAGCGGTAGAGGCATTCTTTGTTCCGGGCTGGAAGCAGTTGTTCGGGTTTTAA
- a CDS encoding DNA/RNA non-specific endonuclease: MPIFIHTESLLYWQKSAECAIVLRESKMKKILFTAAPLLILLFVSFAGRPPADPAYSENGSLYLGNPSGAVRDEQNHADNYLMIKNTYALSYNNAALQPNWVSWHLDASDLGDIKRQSDFRADDELPDSWYAVKESDYGYKEYGFDRGHMCPSADRSKNVRDNSETFLMTNMVPQTPNNNRIVWRLLEEYERSLAAEGCELYIVCGQAGSGGTSDKGFFSEIPVPDSGRAIKIPSYVWKVLLVLENGTDDLKRISADTRVIAVLIPNTVECAEKKWQDYSVSVDALEALTGYDFFSAVPDEIERQLED; the protein is encoded by the coding sequence TTGCCGATTTTCATTCATACCGAATCCTTGTTGTATTGGCAAAAGAGCGCCGAATGTGCTATTGTTTTGCGTGAATCGAAAATGAAGAAAATCCTTTTTACCGCCGCGCCTCTTTTAATTCTGCTTTTTGTAAGCTTTGCCGGCCGTCCTCCTGCGGATCCTGCATATAGCGAAAACGGTTCTTTATATTTGGGAAATCCGAGCGGCGCCGTTCGGGACGAGCAAAATCATGCGGACAATTATCTTATGATAAAAAATACGTACGCGCTTTCGTACAACAATGCCGCCTTGCAGCCGAATTGGGTAAGCTGGCACTTGGACGCTTCCGACCTCGGCGATATAAAACGGCAAAGCGACTTCCGTGCCGACGACGAACTTCCCGATTCGTGGTACGCCGTAAAAGAATCGGATTACGGCTATAAAGAATACGGTTTCGATCGGGGGCATATGTGCCCGTCGGCGGACCGCTCGAAAAACGTTCGGGATAATTCCGAAACGTTTTTAATGACGAATATGGTTCCGCAAACGCCGAACAACAACCGCATTGTGTGGCGCTTGCTCGAAGAATACGAACGCTCGTTGGCGGCCGAAGGCTGTGAGCTGTACATTGTATGCGGGCAGGCGGGAAGCGGCGGAACTTCGGATAAGGGCTTTTTTTCCGAAATTCCCGTTCCCGATTCCGGCCGCGCTATAAAAATTCCGTCGTACGTGTGGAAGGTTCTTTTGGTTTTGGAAAACGGAACGGACGACCTTAAGCGTATAAGTGCGGATACGCGCGTTATCGCCGTTTTGATTCCGAACACGGTCGAATGCGCCGAAAAAAAGTGGCAGGATTATTCCGTGAGCGTCGATGCGCTGGAAGCGCTTACCGGTTATGATTTTTTTTCGGCCGTCCCCGATGAGATAGAACGGCAGCTTGAAGATTAA
- a CDS encoding alpha/beta hydrolase gives MASIRYTLTKFLFKSLVRPMMKKAASDPEKFLKEQYKAQQKKKLPLSDLHKKYDFDEKTAGEIPYYAVHSRHKKSGGAGAQKKLVLYFFGGGFVMSGDAGDFDFAQDMADQTGADVWIVWYKLFPKTTGKELIESIIDVYKEALGLYDAKDIAFFGLSSGGSLCLDICTYITEQKLGLPLPGKLIPFSATIQMPPTTAQLDNMKRIAKKDAMFTAEYVEAASKMMSLCGALGFLGNSVSYSWKGFPRIAAFYGTDEIYYAELDAFKQKCEADGVALEIHIGKGMMHTWAAAGWLPEAKETRKIIYAYIKEN, from the coding sequence ATGGCAAGCATTCGATATACGCTTACGAAATTTTTATTTAAAAGCCTTGTGCGCCCGATGATGAAAAAGGCCGCCTCCGATCCTGAAAAATTTCTTAAAGAACAGTATAAGGCACAGCAAAAAAAGAAATTACCGCTTTCGGATCTTCACAAAAAATACGACTTCGATGAAAAAACGGCAGGCGAAATTCCGTATTATGCCGTACACAGCCGGCATAAAAAAAGCGGCGGTGCGGGTGCGCAAAAAAAGCTCGTGCTGTACTTTTTCGGCGGCGGCTTTGTGATGTCCGGCGATGCGGGCGATTTCGATTTTGCACAGGATATGGCCGATCAAACGGGAGCCGATGTGTGGATCGTGTGGTATAAACTTTTTCCTAAAACGACGGGAAAAGAACTTATCGAATCGATTATCGACGTTTATAAAGAAGCGCTCGGCTTATACGATGCGAAAGACATCGCCTTTTTCGGTCTGTCGTCCGGCGGCTCTTTGTGCCTTGACATTTGTACATACATTACCGAACAAAAACTCGGCCTTCCGCTTCCGGGCAAACTCATTCCGTTTTCGGCTACGATCCAAATGCCCCCGACAACCGCACAGCTTGACAATATGAAGCGCATCGCAAAAAAAGATGCGATGTTTACCGCAGAATACGTCGAAGCCGCATCAAAGATGATGTCGCTGTGCGGCGCGCTCGGTTTTTTGGGGAATTCCGTTTCATACAGCTGGAAAGGTTTTCCGCGCATCGCGGCCTTTTACGGAACGGACGAAATCTATTATGCCGAACTCGATGCCTTTAAGCAAAAATGTGAAGCGGACGGCGTTGCGCTTGAAATTCATATCGGAAAAGGCATGATGCACACGTGGGCTGCCGCCGGCTGGCTTCCGGAAGCGAAAGAAACGCGCAAAATTATTTACGCGTATATAAAAGAAAACTGA
- the deoC gene encoding deoxyribose-phosphate aldolase, whose product MKANKFIDHTILKADAVEKDIIRLCAEAKEYGFYSVCVNSCWVPLAAKELKGSPVKVCSVVAFPLGAMSYAAKVFEAKNAVEQGADEIDMVINIGLLKDKKYSETENEIRAVKQAIGDRVLKVIIETCYLTDEEKRKVCQLAVSARADFVKTSTGFGTGGATVADVQLMLDTVQGNALVKASGGIRDAATAEKYLKMGVMRLGTSNGIKIVKGE is encoded by the coding sequence ATGAAAGCAAACAAATTTATCGATCACACAATACTTAAAGCGGATGCGGTTGAAAAAGATATTATTCGTTTATGCGCGGAAGCCAAAGAATACGGATTTTATTCGGTGTGCGTAAATTCGTGCTGGGTGCCGCTTGCCGCGAAGGAACTGAAGGGCTCTCCCGTTAAGGTTTGTTCGGTTGTCGCTTTTCCGTTGGGCGCGATGTCGTATGCGGCGAAGGTTTTTGAAGCGAAAAACGCCGTGGAACAGGGCGCCGATGAAATCGATATGGTTATCAATATCGGTTTATTAAAAGATAAAAAATATTCCGAAACGGAAAACGAAATCCGCGCGGTTAAACAGGCGATAGGCGACCGCGTGTTAAAAGTCATCATTGAAACCTGTTATTTAACCGATGAAGAAAAAAGAAAGGTATGCCAGCTTGCCGTGTCGGCGCGCGCCGATTTTGTAAAAACGTCCACCGGCTTCGGTACGGGCGGCGCAACCGTTGCAGACGTACAGCTTATGCTCGACACTGTTCAGGGAAATGCCCTCGTAAAAGCGTCCGGCGGTATTCGCGACGCCGCTACCGCCGAAAAATATTTGAAAATGGGCGTTATGCGCTTGGGCACCAGCAACGGTATAAAAATCGTAAAAGGCGAATAA
- a CDS encoding ABC transporter ATP-binding protein, giving the protein MKEKEKSPSPIAWALGQTGEHKDQYVLSVILAVIGVAFSIAPYFVVVGIVHGLMGGNKDLSYYMIRCLIIAAFWFCRVLFHALSTSTSHRATFAVLGEIRKRCTEKLTRMPLGAVLEQSSGALKNTLIERIDSIETTLAHIVPEFTANLLIPIIILIYIFTIDWRMGLASLATIPVGFFCYGLMMKGSPQFYQRTVTATKALNDTAVEYIGGIQVIKVFGNTKSSYDRFVHDAYEAAHSYIDWMRSCILTFTFATVIMPATMVSVLPIGGLLVKSGSLPPQNLVTIIILSVGIITPLITLMSYSDDFRTMGTIFGEVQSILYAPEMERPVDGAIPKENTLKLQDVHFSYKEKEVLHGISMEIPEGSFIALVGPSGSGKSTIARLIASLWDVSSGSILLGDTDIREIPQEAYSDKIAFVSQDNYLFNMTVRENIRIGRADATDAEVEEAAKHSGCHEFILELENGYDTVVGTSGGHLSGGERQRISIARAMLKAAPIIILDEATAYTDPENEAVIQRSISKLTEGKTLIVIAHRLSTITAADCIYVIKDGTVADSGTHDELLSHHGLYETMWNAHMEVKDHA; this is encoded by the coding sequence ATGAAGGAAAAAGAAAAAAGTCCTTCGCCTATAGCGTGGGCGTTGGGACAAACAGGGGAACACAAAGATCAATATGTTCTGAGTGTTATCCTCGCAGTTATCGGCGTGGCCTTTTCCATCGCACCGTATTTTGTTGTTGTCGGCATCGTACATGGTTTGATGGGCGGAAACAAAGACCTGTCATATTATATGATACGTTGTCTGATTATTGCAGCGTTTTGGTTTTGCCGTGTACTGTTTCATGCGCTCAGTACATCGACAAGTCATAGAGCAACGTTTGCCGTGCTCGGGGAAATCCGAAAACGCTGCACGGAAAAACTGACAAGAATGCCGCTGGGTGCGGTGTTGGAGCAAAGTTCCGGGGCGCTCAAAAATACGCTCATCGAACGTATTGACAGCATTGAAACAACACTGGCGCATATCGTTCCGGAGTTCACCGCAAATTTACTGATCCCCATTATTATTTTGATCTATATTTTTACTATTGATTGGCGTATGGGGCTGGCTTCTCTTGCAACGATACCGGTTGGCTTTTTCTGTTACGGTCTTATGATGAAGGGCAGTCCTCAATTTTATCAACGCACGGTTACAGCCACAAAAGCGCTCAATGATACGGCGGTTGAATATATCGGCGGTATTCAAGTCATCAAGGTTTTCGGAAATACAAAAAGTTCCTACGACCGCTTCGTGCATGACGCGTATGAAGCCGCTCACAGCTATATCGATTGGATGCGCTCCTGTATTCTCACCTTTACATTCGCCACGGTAATCATGCCCGCCACAATGGTTTCCGTGCTCCCTATCGGCGGTCTTTTGGTGAAAAGCGGATCTCTTCCGCCGCAGAATCTGGTAACAATTATTATTCTCTCTGTCGGCATCATCACGCCGCTTATAACCTTGATGAGTTATTCGGACGACTTTCGAACGATGGGAACCATCTTCGGTGAAGTTCAAAGTATTTTGTACGCGCCGGAAATGGAGCGCCCTGTAGACGGAGCTATTCCAAAGGAAAACACGTTGAAGCTGCAGGATGTTCATTTTTCGTATAAGGAAAAGGAAGTGCTTCATGGCATTTCAATGGAAATCCCGGAGGGCAGCTTTATTGCGCTGGTCGGTCCTTCCGGCAGCGGAAAGAGTACCATTGCGCGCCTCATCGCTTCGCTTTGGGATGTGAGCAGCGGCTCAATTTTGCTGGGGGATACGGACATTCGCGAAATTCCGCAAGAGGCCTATTCGGATAAGATCGCCTTTGTCTCGCAGGACAATTATCTATTCAACATGACGGTCAGGGAAAATATCCGCATCGGGCGGGCGGATGCAACGGATGCGGAAGTTGAGGAAGCGGCAAAACACAGCGGTTGTCATGAATTTATTTTGGAGCTGGAGAATGGTTACGATACCGTGGTAGGCACTTCCGGCGGGCATCTTTCCGGCGGCGAGCGGCAGCGTATTTCCATTGCCAGAGCAATGCTGAAAGCGGCACCTATTATCATTTTGGATGAGGCAACCGCATACACCGACCCGGAGAACGAGGCGGTTATTCAGCGCTCTATCTCTAAGCTGACGGAGGGTAAGACGCTCATCGTGATTGCGCACCGGCTTTCTACGATTACCGCTGCCGATTGTATTTATGTCATTAAAGACGGCACCGTTGCAGACAGCGGAACCCATGATGAGCTTTTGTCTCATCACGGCTTATATGAAACGATGTGGAATGCACATATGGAGGTGAAAGATCATGCTTAA
- the udp gene encoding uridine phosphorylase, whose translation MQNYSGEVGLQYHVQIRPGDVGRYVIMPGDPKRCGKIAQYFEEPKFIADSREYVTYTGTLDGEKVSVTSTGIGGPSASIAMEELVRCGADTFIRIGTCGGMDLNVKGGDIVIATGAIRAEGTSKEYAPIEFPAVANLDVTNALIKAAKKLNAVYHAGIVQCKDAFYGQHEPETKPVSYELEQKWQAWLRMGCKASEMESAALFIVADYLRVRCGSVFSVVGNQERNKAGMDNPIVHDTDTAIRAAVEALRFLIAQDAEEKGSRQSM comes from the coding sequence ATGCAAAATTATTCGGGAGAAGTCGGTTTACAATATCATGTGCAGATACGGCCGGGGGATGTGGGACGCTATGTCATTATGCCCGGCGATCCGAAGCGCTGCGGAAAAATCGCGCAGTATTTTGAAGAACCGAAGTTTATTGCCGACAGCCGCGAATACGTTACCTACACCGGTACTTTGGACGGCGAAAAAGTAAGCGTTACCTCAACCGGTATCGGCGGGCCCTCTGCGTCCATCGCGATGGAAGAACTGGTACGCTGCGGCGCCGACACTTTTATACGCATAGGAACCTGCGGCGGTATGGACTTAAACGTAAAGGGCGGCGACATCGTTATCGCTACCGGCGCAATCCGTGCCGAAGGAACCAGCAAAGAATATGCTCCGATTGAATTTCCGGCCGTCGCAAATTTGGACGTTACAAACGCGCTCATAAAGGCGGCAAAAAAACTCAACGCGGTCTATCATGCCGGCATTGTGCAGTGCAAAGACGCCTTTTACGGCCAGCACGAGCCGGAAACGAAACCCGTCAGCTACGAATTGGAACAAAAATGGCAGGCGTGGCTGCGCATGGGCTGTAAGGCATCGGAAATGGAATCGGCGGCGCTTTTTATCGTAGCCGATTATTTGCGCGTACGCTGCGGTTCGGTTTTTTCGGTTGTCGGCAATCAGGAACGGAACAAAGCCGGCATGGACAATCCGATTGTGCACGATACGGATACGGCAATCCGTGCCGCAGTGGAAGCGCTGCGCTTTTTAATCGCGCAGGATGCCGAAGAAAAAGGCAGCCGTCAGTCCATGTGA